The following are encoded together in the Astyanax mexicanus isolate ESR-SI-001 chromosome 8, AstMex3_surface, whole genome shotgun sequence genome:
- the LOC103024826 gene encoding gastrula zinc finger protein XlCGF7.1 isoform X2 — protein sequence MVSINSKNEGASSPSRLINASVVENKEKQTEIKRCSQCSECGKSFTQQSSLKAHQRIHTGEKPYHCSVCGKSFREGCSFRKHQRIHTGEKPHHCSDCGKSFRRLTHLRIHQRIHTGEKPFHCSDCGKSFNVNSNLQKHQRIHTGEKPYYCSECGRSFRTSDFLKKHERIHSGEKPFPCSECGRSFNEKGQLQTHQRIHTGEKPYYCSDCGRSFRTSDVLKTHQRIHTGERPYYCSDCGRSFRASGVLRKHNCHHRTEAATQHSVGGASDTEIFCVPVKVD from the coding sequence ATGGTCTCTATAAACTCTAAAAATGAAGGAGCTTCTTCTCCCTCTCGCCTCATTAACGCTTCAGTtgttgaaaataaagaaaaacaaacagagataaagagatgTTCCCAGTGttcagagtgcgggaagagttttactcagcaGAGTTCCCTTAAAGCACATCAgagaattcataccggagagaaaccctatcactgctcagtCTGCGGGAAGAGCTTTAGAGAGGGCTGTTCCTTCAGGAAACACCAgagaattcatactggagagaaaccgcatcactgctcagactgcgggaagagttttcgCCGACTGACTCATCTCCGAATTCACCAgagaattcatactggagagaaaccgtttcactgttcAGACTGCGGCAAGAGTTTTAACGTGAACAGTAATCTCCAGAAACACCAgagaattcataccggagagaaaccgtattactgctcagagtgtgggaggagCTTCAGAACTAGCGATTTCCTTAAGAAACATGAGCGAATTCATtccggagagaaaccgtttccctgctcagaatgtgggaggAGCTTTAATGAAAAAGGTCAACTCCAAACGCATCAgagaattcataccggagagaaaccgtattactgctcggATTGTGGGAGGAGCTTCAGAACGAGTGACGTCCTCAAGACGCACCAgcgaattcataccggagagagaccgtattactgctcagactgtgggaggagcttCAGAGCGAGCGGCGTCCTCAGAAAACACAACTGCCATCATAGAACAGAAGCGGCGACACAACACAGTGTGGGCGGAGCCTCAGACACTGAGATATTCTGCGTACCTGTGAAGGTAGACTGA
- the LOC125780463 gene encoding zinc finger protein 239-like has protein sequence MDHENTESQTSSTEKPVNMSNREKPHCCSDCGKSFTQKSSLKVHQRIHTGEKPYHCSDCGKSFTQRIYLQRHQIIHTQEKPFHCSECGHRFNRQSTLQTHRRVHTGDKPYQCSECGRSFTVQSNLITHQRIHTGNKPHHCSDCGRRFTLQSHLRAHQRIHTGDKPYCCAVCGKSFTQKSNLQTHQQIHTGDKPHQCSECGKSFTQRSSLQIHQRIHTGEKPYHCTDCGRSFIQHSSLQIHQRVHTGEKPYQCSECGTSFTRLGHLQAHQRIHTGEKPYRCSDCGKSFTVQSNLLTHQRIHTGDKPYQCSDCGKSFIQQNSLRIHQRIHTGEKPYYCSDCGKNFRHSNFKTHKCLKKEEET, from the coding sequence ATGGATCATGAGAACACGGAGTCTCAAACCTCCAGTACTGAAAAACCCGTCAACATGTCCAACAGAGAAAAACCTCActgctgttcagactgtgggaaaagttttacccAAAAGAGTTCTCTCAAagttcaccagcgcattcacactggagagaaaccgtatcactgttcagactgcgggaagagttttactcagcgGATTTATCTCCAACGACACCAGATCATTCACACTcaggagaaaccgtttcactgctcagagtgtggacaCAGGTTTAACAGACAGAGCACACTCCAAACTCAccggcgcgttcacactggagataaaccgtatcagtgctcagagtgcgggagGAGCTTCACTGTACAGAGTAACCTAATAACACACCAGAGAATTCATACTGGAAataaaccacatcactgctcagactgcgggaggAGGTTTACTTTACAGAGTCATCTCAGAGCACACCAGAGAATTCATACCGGAGACAAACCGTATTGCTGTGCAGTGTGCGGCAAGAGTTTTACGCAAAAGAGTAATCTCCAAACACACCAGCAGATTCATACCGGAGATAAACCGCAccagtgctcagagtgcgggaagagcttcacTCAACGCAGCAGTCTTCAAATTCACCAgagaattcataccggagagaaaccgtatcactgcactGACTGTGGGAGGAGCTTCATCCAGCATAGCAGTCTTCAGAttcaccagcgtgttcacactggagaaaaaccctatcagtgctcagagtgcggaACCAGTTTCACTAGACTGGGTCATCTCCAAGCTCACCAgagaattcataccggagagaaaccgtaccgGTGCTCGGACTGCGGGAAGAGCTTTACTGTGCAGAGTAACCTCCTAACACACCAGAGAATTCATACTGGAGATAAACCCTATCAGtgttcagactgcgggaagagttttattcaGCAAAATAGTCTCAGAATTCACCAgagaattcataccggagagaaaccgtattactgctcagactgcgggaaaaACTTCAGACATTCAAACTTCAAGACTCACAAATGCttaaagaaagaggaagaaacctga